The genomic stretch TTCCTGACTAGGAAGGAGCGTAGCGCGTTTTCCTAACCCGCTTCGGCGGGTTTCTTTTTGTCGCGAATCCCGCAGGGCCACAAACGGCGTTCCGCGCGCGTCGGCACAGGACGCCGCCTTTTTCGACCTCTTCCTCTACATCCATCAATTCGCCCTCCCGCGGCACGCAGTGCTTGGACGTCTTTCGCAGATGCTCCCGTCTCCTTTGCATCTCTGGTGTGATTGTTCCGATTAAGTTGGGGAGGGCTTCCGGCCTTGGCCCGAAAAAGTCAGACCTTGGTCGGATAGTCCCGCGCAAAGGTCCCAGGGACGCAATGCGCCGGAACGGCAGGCCCCAGCAATCCGTTGCAGCACCAACACAACGGCGCACGCGGAGATCATCATGGAAAACAGCGTCTTTCAGGCTCGATGGCTTCTCATCCCGATTGCCGGTCTCGCCCTGGGCTTCGTGCTTCTTGGCACGGCAGCCGCGTAACGAGATCAACCGATACCTGCGCTGCCCGTCCCTTCCTGCGCAGGCTCCTGCCCCGTCCGTTCCGCAACGGGCGGGGCTTTCTTTTGCCGCAGACGCTGTCTAGATGCTGAACGACCCGTAGGCTGGGACGCGCGAGAGACCGGAGATGAGGACAAGAAGAGAACTATTGCTGTCTGTTGTGCTGACGTCAGCGGCGCTGCTTTCGCCCTACCGCGTGGCCTTCCTGAATCGCGGTCAGAGTTTCACACCCAACGAGGCTGCCGCACAAGGTAACAGTGGCGGGAACGGCGGTGGGAATGGCGGCGGCAATGGCGGTGGGAACGGCGGTGGGAATAGCGGAGGTAGCGGTGGCGGGAACGGCAGCGGCAATGCCGGTGGGAACGGCGGAGGCAATAACGGGGGAAACAGCGGCGGCCGAAGCAGCGAGACGCGGGAAACAGGCCGTGGCACCGCGCCAGATCCATCCCGTCCAGGAAAGGGCGAAGTTGAAGTTCGCACCAACGGTCCCTCGATAACCGTACGCCACCCCAACGGCACCGTCGAGCGGATCGTCCGCAACCGCTACGAGATGCGCGATGCGCGCAACAGGCGGATCGTCAACCGGCGCGCCACCGCTTCAGATCGCGCGCGTCTGAGATCCTTCCGCTGATTCCGCTCGCGTGGCGTCACGCAGCGCGAGCGCCGCTTCCGTCCTGTTGGAGACGTTTAGCTTGGTGAAGATGCGCGTCATGTGATGCTTGATTGTCTTTTCGTGCAGATCGAGCGCGATGGCGATACGTTTGTTGCTGAGCCCGGATGCCACCAGCTTCAGCACTTCCATCTCACGATGAGTGAGGTCGCTAAAAGGATCATGCCTTGGTTCCGACGACCTCGAAAGCGTCTCCACGAGACGTGCCGAAAGACTGGGCGCGATATAGCTCTGGCCGGAGGCGACGGCTTTGACCACTTCCGCCAGTCCTTGCGATCCGATGCCCTTCAGGACATAGCCTTTCGCACCCATCCTGACGGCATTGGCAAGGTCGTCGCCGGCTTCCGAGACCGTCAGCATCACGATCTTCGCGTTTGGCTGCGCCTCGAGCACCGCTTGGATCGCCTTGAGGCCGTTCCCGGGCATGGAGATGTCCATCAGCATCACATCCGGTGCGTCATTTTCGGCGATGGCGACCGCATCATGGCTCGATGCTCCCTCGGCCACGATTTCCAGCCCAGGGGATTCTCCCAGGCTACGAATAACGCCTTCTCTGAAAAGCGGATGATCGTCCACTACCGCGACACGGATGTTCGTCATTGTGTGAATTCTGCTCCCTCGGCTCTTAACGTCATGCAGACGGTTGTTCCGCTTGTCGAACTCTTAAGGCTGAAGTGACCGCCAATGCTCTCGATCCGTTCCCGCAGCCCCGCAATGCCAAGACCCTCGGGCTTCACCTTTTCCACATCGAAGCCCGGACCTTCATCCTCTACTTCCACCGTGATCTCATTGTCATCCAGGGTTTGGCGCACTTTCTGTCCAGCCCCGCCTCCGTGGCGAAAGCCGTTATTTAGGGCCTCTTGAACAAACCTGTAGATGGTGATCTTCGCGGATGGCGAGAGTTCGCACGCGACATCCGACAATCGAAGCGCCACGGGGGAACCTGTTCGTTGAACGTGGGCGTTCACGGCGCGAGTGATCACCTCGTGAAGGTCCCCATTTTCTATGTCAGGAAGGATGAGCCCCCTGCAGATCGCGCGGATCTCTTCCATCGCCTCATGGAGCCGGGCCTTGATCGCCGAAAGCTCGACCTCACGGACAGCGTCTGGTGTATCCGGTGTCACGAGGGTCTTGCTGTCGATCCGAAGTGCGGCATAGGCCACCAGTTGCGCCGGACCGTCGTGCAGGTCAGCACCCAAGCGGCGCAGGTAACTCTCGTTCAGCGCAGTCGCTCTCTGAGATGCACGCTGGGCCCGCCTGTGAAGTTCGCGGTTTTGCTCCAGGAGGTTGGACAATTCGGCGACCCGCTCCGTCAGGGCAGCCTTTTGATCGTCAATGGTCCGGCTCCCCCGAACGACGATGGCGGAGAGAGAGAGAAAGAAAACTGCAACGACCGCAGCCACGGCTGCCCAACTCAGTAGCCTCGCCTCCCACAGGCTTTCCTCGAACCCCTCCGCCACCTCATAAAATTCGGAAACGGCCACGACTTCGCCCGACCACGGTTGCAGGATGGGATTGTAGATCTTCAGGAGCGGTATGCCGGCGGCGCGTTCAGCGATGCTCTCCTCCTCGTCCGGTCGCTCGAATTCGGCAATCAGCTTGCCCGAGAACGCCCGTTGGAGTTCCTCGTTCAGCCCAAAGCGTCGGCCAATCATGCTGGGATCCGTAGCATAGAGAACCGTGCCATCCGCCCGCCACAGACGAAAGGAAATGACGCGGTCTCCCAGCGCTCCCTGTCCGAAGGTCTCGTCCAGCGTGCGGCTTGTAATATCGTCCAAGACCTCGGTGGTCTGAAGATCGGGAAGCAGCGGAGCAATGATGCCGTCCACGTACATTGCCGTGGTGGCCGCCGAGTTTCTGGTAACGGCAGCCTCGATAAGAGTTGTCACCAAAGCGCCCACGACCAGTGCTGCTGCAATGGACACGACGCCGCCGGCCAAAAGAAACCGGCGCGCCAACGACTGCTGTCTCCACCGTTCGATTGTTCGGGACAATCTCTTCTCTCGCCACGATTACAATGCGCAGGAAGTATTGCAGCGCGTAGCAGCGTCAATGGCGGGCGCCTTGGAAGGCGAAGAAGCAGAAATCGGGCACCAATAGGGACAACGCTGATTCACCGGAACGCGAAACAATGTCCGCATGCCGCCGCTATACGGAATCACCTCCCCGATCGGCCGGGAACCGACCCCGCTCCAGTGTTCTTAGTTGGCGAGTGGACGATCTTCCGCTGCCAAATCGGCCGACCTTTCGACGGGACTTCTCTATCTCCGACGTCTCGCTCTCTTGTCGCCAAGAAGTTGGCGGTCGTCTCCGCCCCAATTGTGCACCAGTTCCCCCGCGATGCTGCGGAGGATAAAACCGTGTCGAAGCCTGCGGAATGCCTTTGAAGCTGGTGGGCGTATGCCAGCTAGCGAAGCACGTCCGGTGGCCAGGTGGAGAGGGACGAAAAGACGATGATCAGCAGGATGATGCCGATCTCGGCGATATGGACGGCACCAGTTCCCGCATCAGAGGCGTCAGCCGGATGTTGCCGATCTTCATCAGGATGAACAGGACGACACCCACCGGCGGCGAGATGAGCCCCATTGCAAGCGAGAGGATGATCACCATGGCAGCCTGGATCGGATCGATGCCGAGTTGCATGACCGTGAGCATCACGAGCGGCACGAAGATGAGCAGCGCTGCGCCGATGTCGAGGAACATCCCGAGCACCAGCATCAGGATCATCACGCCGACCAGGAACAGCATCGGGTTGCCCTGGAAGAACGGGGCGGCTGCGGTGACCATGGCGCCGATCCCCAGCAGGTTCAGCGCATAGGACAGCACGGATGCCGCGGCAACGAGAAGGTAGACGGTGGCGCTGGCCCGTGCGGAAACGATCAGCGCGCCCCAGAGGTCGGAAAAGCTGATGGTCCTGAACATGAAGAGCCCGAGTACAACGGCAACGAAGACCACGATACCTCCCCCTTGGGTGGCCGTGAACGCACCCGTTACCATGCCGCCGACGATGCCTGCGTGGCGGTGCTTCTATGGGCGCAGGTCGACCGTTCCCACGATGACCGGACCACGTCTTCGTCGACGACTGCCCCCAATTCCGATGATCCGCCTCAGCCGGTCCGGCGCTGGCACCTGCCAATCCATCGACACCAGGAGGCTGATGATCTTCTGACAGTGATGCAAAGCACCCGCTACCCACTAGTTCGAGAAGTTGTTTGGCAGGGTCTAGCGGGTTGCTTCAACTGGATGCGGGTCTGAGGCGGTCAGGTTAGGAACGAGGCTCTCGCCACGAACCATCGACCGCCTCTCTCGAAGGTAAGGCTGCCGCCGAGACGATCGAGCGCCATCTGGACGATAGAGAGTCCAAGGCCGCTCCCGTGCCCATGGGCCTTCGATCCCCTGAAGAAGCGTTCTGTGACCCGCGCCTCATCGGCAACCGAAATTCCCGGTCCCTGGTCGAGGATCTCGACGACAACCTCGCTTGGTCTCGCGATGACGCGGCACCTGACTTCTGTCCTTTTCGGCGAGTGCTGGATCGCGTTCTCAAGCAGATTTCGGATCACCAGACGGAGCAGGACCCTGTCAGTCTGAAGAACCGCAGGATGCTGGGCTCTATCTGCGAGTTCCATTGCGACGTGAACCTCGTTGGCTGCTAGCTGCGTCTCCAGTTCCGAAGCGATCTCGCCAACGAGGACGGCAACGTCGACTAGCTCGCGTCTGGCGAAGCCCTGTGACGCATCGACGGCGGCAAGATCAATAAGCTGCCGAACCATCCGGCTGGTTCGGTCGACGCTGGTGGAGATGCGGGAGAGGGCCTCGCGCTGGATGGTGGGGTTGTCGGTTCGAAGAGCGACCTGCGCCTGGGTCTTGAGCCCCGCAAGCGGCGTCTTCAGTTCATGCGCGGCATAGGCGGTGAAGCTCCGCTCCCGGTCTCGCGCTTCGGCCACCCGGCCAAACAGGCTGTTCAGTGCCCGGACAACTGGCCGCACTTCCCGCGGAACGGAGCCGGCATCTATGGGATGAAGCTCCGATGCAGAACGGCCAGCAAGTCCTTCAGCGATGCGCGTCAGTGGGGCGAGACCGCGGCTGACGCTCAGCCAGATCAGCCCAGCAAGGATTGGGAGGATAACGACGCCTGGAACGAGAAGCCCCTTGATGACGTCGCCGATCAGCCGGTCTCGGATCTCAAGACTGTCGCCGACCAGCACGCGAACGCCAAGCGTCGGATTGACGACGGCGTAGACGCGCCACCTTTCTCCGTCGATTTCGGTTTCCTCGAAGCCGTCCGTGTGGCTGGCGAGCGAGGTTGCAGGCGCGCTTTCCGAGCGGCTGACGAGGCTGCCCTGAAGCGACCAGATTTGGCAGGAAAGCTGGCGGCTGTAGCTGCCGCCGGCTTCCTTGAATGGCGAAGGGGGAGCATCGGCAGTTGCCGCATTGGCTGCCGCGGAGGGATCGATCTGGTGATCCGTGATCAGCGAACTCACCATGCGTGCCGCCTCCATCAGGCGGGCGTCAAGTACGCGCTCGACCTCGGCCTGGGTGCTGGCGTAGATCCAGGCAGCGGCGAACAGCCACACCGCGCCGGTCGTGGCAATGAGGATCGCAAACAGTCTGATCCGTATGGAGTTCATTCTGCACCCCTCAATCGATAGCCTGCGCCACGCACGGTCTCGATGAAGTTCGCGCCGAGCTTCGAGCGCAGCTTGTGGACGTGAACCTCCACCGTATTGCTCTCGATCTCCTCCTGCCATCCATAAAGCTTCTCCTCGAGATTCGACCGGGACAGGATGACCCCCGGCGTCTCCATCAGCGCCTGCAGGATGACGAACTCCCGCCGCGAGAGGGCGATCGCCGTGCCGGCACGCGACGCAGACATCCGGGCGGGGTCAAGGCTTACGTCTTTCCACTCCAGAAGTCCCGTCGCCCGACCATGCCCACGGCGCACAATGGCGCGCAGCCGCGCAGCAACCTCGTCGAGATCGAAGGGCTTGCCGAGATAGTCGTCGGCTCCGGAATCCAACCCTGCTATTCGGTCGGCAACCTCGTCCTTCGCCGTCAGGAGGAGAACAGGGGTGCGGTCTCCCGATCGACGCATCTTCGCCAGCACGTCGTGTCCCGAACCGTCCGGGAGCATGAGGTCAAGGATAACGGCATCGAATTTGTCGGCCTTGATTGCAGCGTCGGCATCGGCAATCGATGTCACCGCGTCAACCGTAAAGCCGCACATCTGCAACCCAACCTTCAGGCCGTCCAGCAGGATCTCGTCATCTTCAACCACAAGCAGGCGCATTGCATCCTCATTGACTTCACAACCTCCCTGCGCCCGTCACCTTAAGGCTGCCTTAAGGTTGGGACGAGAGACCGCCGCTCCAACTCAAGCAACGGAGCGGATCTTGCGTTTCTTCCTGTCGGTTTCATGTTTCATCACGACCTTGGCCGTGTCGGCGATGGCGTCTGCCATCGAACCGCCACTGCCCATGGATCAGGCATTCCGCATGGAGGCACGACGCGACGGTCCTGACATCGCAATAAGATGGCAGCTTGAGGACGGCTATTATCTCTATCGCGAATACCTGAGCGCAACGGGGGCGGACGGCAAGCCCGTAGAGCTGACAACTCCGCCTGGCATCATCAAGGAAGATCCCGGATACGGAAGCACCGAAGTCTACTATAACTCGACCACGGCAGCGATTGCGGGGCCGGTCAGTGGCTCCTTGACGGTCACCTACCAGGGCTGCCAGGACGGCGGGCTTTGCTATCCTCCTAAAACGGTCGATATCGACACGGCGGGACTTGCGTCCACATGGACATCAAAGACACCTGAACCTCAAGCTGCGCTTCAATCGCAGGCAGCCTTTCCCCTGGTGTCCAAGGCCGCGCCGGAACCCGACGACAATCCTGGCATCCGTATCTCGGACCAGTCTACCAGCGGAGTAGTCGGCTCTCTCCTGAACCGCGGCGGTGTGCTCTTCCTGATCGCCGGCTTTCTGGGTCTCGGCATGTTGCTGGCCTTCACGCCATGCGTCTTTCCCATGTACCCGATCCTGGTCGCGACGCTGTCGAGGGAGGGCGAGAGTCTCCCTGCCGGACGCGGTTTCGCACTGTCACTGACCTACGTCCTTGCTCTTGCGGCGGCATTCAGTCTCTTCGGTGTCGTCGCCGCATGGTGGGGCCAGAGCTTCCAGATCGCCCTGCAGTCGACCACTGCGACCATCGTCGTCGCCGCCATCTTTGTTGCTCTGGCATTTTCGAGCTTCGGACTCTTCGAACTCCAGCTGCCGTCCTTCCTCTCGAACCGGCTTGCGGGGCGCCGCGGTGCCGGAGGTTCATTGGCGTCTTCAGCAGCGCTCGGGTTTTCCTCTGCTTTGGTCATAGGCCCTTGCGTCACGGCTCCGCTTGCGGGCGCACTTCTCTACATTGCGCAGACCGGAGACGTCGTTCTCGGTGCGACGGCCCTGTTTGCGCTCGGCGTCGGGAAGGGCATCCCGCTGATCCTGATGGGGACCTTTGGATCGGGCCTGCTTCCTCGTGCAGGACAGTGGATGGAGCGCGTCCGGCAGGTGTTTGGCTTCCTCTTTCTCGCGACCGCCGTATGGCTCGTGGATCGTCTGTTGCCTGCCGGGACTGGTCTTCTGTTGTGGTCTGTCCTGGCGATTACCTTCGCCGTCTTCGTCGGCGCCTTCGACCAGATCAAGGCCGAGACGGGTGGGACTGCGCGGCTGGCCAAGTCCGCGGGAATGCTGGCCGCGCTCTACGGCGTCATGCTGGGGATTGGGGGACTCTCTGGCGCAACCGATCCTCTAAAGCCTCTTGCAACGATCGCTGTCGCGCGCTCCGGAGACGCCATACCCGCGAAAACGATCGACAAGGGCTCCTTCCAGGCCGTTTCCTCGGCAGCGGAACTGTCCTCGCTCCTGGAGGCCGATGCCACCGGCGCTCCCTCGCTTGTCTACTTCACGGCTGACTGGTGCGTCACATGCCGGGTGATCGAGCGATCGGTCTTTCCGGATCCGACCGTGGCTGACGCGCTGGACGGAGTCCGCCTGATCTCGGTCGAGCTCAGCAAGATAAACAAGGAAAACCAGTCGCTGATGAAGGAGCTTCAGGTCGTCGGGCCGCCGACCATGCTGTTCCTGGATGACAGCAATAGCGAGATCGCCGGCAGCCGCCTCGTGGGCGAGATTACCGCGCAGACCGTCGCGGCTTCCGCGTCAGCCGTCAAGGGTGCGCTTCGATGAATGCGGTGTCCTTCGGTCCCTTCGCGTTCGACACGGAGCGCTTCGCTGCCATCGCGGGCATGATCGTATTCCTTGCCGTGGCGTCCGTTCTTGCTCACCGGGTTGACGACAGGCTCGGCCGCTGGTCGTCTTGGACGGCTCTGGTCGGACTGGCAGCGGCGCGCCTGGGACATGTTCTGCAGCATTCCGGCAGCTTCGCGACAGAGCCGTGGCGTATCCTTGCGGTGTGGCAGGGCGGCTTTTCCTGGAGCGGTGGTGCCGCAGGCGTGGCCCTGATGCTGGTCGTGCTGTTCCTGAGCAGCCGGAAGCTCGCCGGATGGGCCACGGCCAGCGTTGTTGCAGGCGTCGTTGCCACAGCGGCGACCTTGGCATTGACCTCTTCGGGCACCCAGGTTCCGCCTGTCACGTCCAATTTCCATTCCCTCACTGGAGCCGAGACCACGATCGGCAACAACGGTCGTCCTACGGTTTTGAACCTATGGGCGACGTGGTGCCCCCCTTGTCGCCGCGAGCTGCCGATGATGGCGGAACTCGCTGCCAGTACGGCTGACGTCGACTTTGTCTTCGCAAACCAGGGAGAACCTTCGGCAAAGATTGCTGAATACCTCCGCCGCGAGAACCTTGACCTGCCGCAGGCGGTGCTCGATCCGCAGCTTCTGCTCAGCCGCCACTATTCGGCCGTCGGCCTGCCCGCGACACTCTTTCTAGCAGCCGATGGCACGCTTGCCGGCTCCCACCTGGGGGAGATCTCCCGCGAGGTTCTCGCGCAGAAGATCCAGGAACTCATATCTGAAGAAGGAATATCCGAATGACACCTTCCCGAGCGGCCGCTCCGTGGCGACCGTTGACCGCCTCGCTTTTTGTCATGGGCCTGTCTGCCTGCGCGCAGACCGCCCCGGAGCCACCAAAGGTCGAAGGACCAAAAGTGGATCCGTCACTGGCGAGCATGTACGCGCCGATCAAGGATGGGGACGAGACAATTCCTGGGGTCGACGTCTCCAAGATGGATCCGAAGAACGTCCGGCAGGTGGTTGACTACAAGACCGGTTATCCGGCGGGCACGATCGTAGTCGACCCCTATTCCCGGTTTCTCTACCTCGTCATGGAGAACGGCAAGGCAATGCGTTACGGCGTCGGCGTCGCCAAAGCTGGCATGGAGTTCGAGGGCGAGGCTGATATCTCGCGCAAGGCACAGTGGCCGGGCTGGGTGCCCACCCAGAACATGATCAAGCGCGATCCGGAACGCTACGGCCCTTTGGCATCGGGCCTGGAGGGGGGCATCAACAACCCTCTGGGAGCGCGTGCCCTGTACCTCTACCAGGGCGGCAAGGACACGCTCTATCGAATCCACGGGACCAATGAGCCCTGGAGCATTGGCAAGTCTGTCTCGTCCGGCTGCATCAGACTGCTGAACCACGACATCATCGACCTGCACCGCCGTGTCCCGAAGGGATCGAAGGTGGTCGTGCTCGGACCCGAAGAATCAGGAAAAGGAGAAATATGACATGATTACCCGTAGAAACCTGCTCGCCGTCACCGCGGGCACTGCCGCATTGGCTTCCGTCCTCCCGCGCCTGGCCTTCAGCCAGGAAATTACCGAGAAAACCGTCTTCCATGATCCCGACGCACCGGTTCTCGGCAATCCCGAAGGCGACGTCACCGTCGTCGAGTTCTTCGACTACCAGTGCCCCTTCTGCAAGAAGATCCACCCGACGGTCGAGAAGGTCGTTCGTGAGGACGGTAATGTCCGACTCGTGCTGAAGGACTGGCCCGTGTTCGGAGGCGCATCGGTC from Pseudorhizobium banfieldiae encodes the following:
- a CDS encoding TlpA disulfide reductase family protein translates to MNAVSFGPFAFDTERFAAIAGMIVFLAVASVLAHRVDDRLGRWSSWTALVGLAAARLGHVLQHSGSFATEPWRILAVWQGGFSWSGGAAGVALMLVVLFLSSRKLAGWATASVVAGVVATAATLALTSSGTQVPPVTSNFHSLTGAETTIGNNGRPTVLNLWATWCPPCRRELPMMAELAASTADVDFVFANQGEPSAKIAEYLRRENLDLPQAVLDPQLLLSRHYSAVGLPATLFLAADGTLAGSHLGEISREVLAQKIQELISEEGISE
- a CDS encoding L,D-transpeptidase, whose amino-acid sequence is MTPSRAAAPWRPLTASLFVMGLSACAQTAPEPPKVEGPKVDPSLASMYAPIKDGDETIPGVDVSKMDPKNVRQVVDYKTGYPAGTIVVDPYSRFLYLVMENGKAMRYGVGVAKAGMEFEGEADISRKAQWPGWVPTQNMIKRDPERYGPLASGLEGGINNPLGARALYLYQGGKDTLYRIHGTNEPWSIGKSVSSGCIRLLNHDIIDLHRRVPKGSKVVVLGPEESGKGEI
- a CDS encoding response regulator transcription factor; the encoded protein is MRLLVVEDDEILLDGLKVGLQMCGFTVDAVTSIADADAAIKADKFDAVILDLMLPDGSGHDVLAKMRRSGDRTPVLLLTAKDEVADRIAGLDSGADDYLGKPFDLDEVAARLRAIVRRGHGRATGLLEWKDVSLDPARMSASRAGTAIALSRREFVILQALMETPGVILSRSNLEEKLYGWQEEIESNTVEVHVHKLRSKLGANFIETVRGAGYRLRGAE
- the dsbD gene encoding protein-disulfide reductase DsbD; the protein is MRFFLSVSCFITTLAVSAMASAIEPPLPMDQAFRMEARRDGPDIAIRWQLEDGYYLYREYLSATGADGKPVELTTPPGIIKEDPGYGSTEVYYNSTTAAIAGPVSGSLTVTYQGCQDGGLCYPPKTVDIDTAGLASTWTSKTPEPQAALQSQAAFPLVSKAAPEPDDNPGIRISDQSTSGVVGSLLNRGGVLFLIAGFLGLGMLLAFTPCVFPMYPILVATLSREGESLPAGRGFALSLTYVLALAAAFSLFGVVAAWWGQSFQIALQSTTATIVVAAIFVALAFSSFGLFELQLPSFLSNRLAGRRGAGGSLASSAALGFSSALVIGPCVTAPLAGALLYIAQTGDVVLGATALFALGVGKGIPLILMGTFGSGLLPRAGQWMERVRQVFGFLFLATAVWLVDRLLPAGTGLLLWSVLAITFAVFVGAFDQIKAETGGTARLAKSAGMLAALYGVMLGIGGLSGATDPLKPLATIAVARSGDAIPAKTIDKGSFQAVSSAAELSSLLEADATGAPSLVYFTADWCVTCRVIERSVFPDPTVADALDGVRLISVELSKINKENQSLMKELQVVGPPTMLFLDDSNSEIAGSRLVGEITAQTVAASASAVKGALR
- a CDS encoding sensor histidine kinase, with amino-acid sequence MARRFLLAGGVVSIAAALVVGALVTTLIEAAVTRNSAATTAMYVDGIIAPLLPDLQTTEVLDDITSRTLDETFGQGALGDRVISFRLWRADGTVLYATDPSMIGRRFGLNEELQRAFSGKLIAEFERPDEEESIAERAAGIPLLKIYNPILQPWSGEVVAVSEFYEVAEGFEESLWEARLLSWAAVAAVVAVFFLSLSAIVVRGSRTIDDQKAALTERVAELSNLLEQNRELHRRAQRASQRATALNESYLRRLGADLHDGPAQLVAYAALRIDSKTLVTPDTPDAVREVELSAIKARLHEAMEEIRAICRGLILPDIENGDLHEVITRAVNAHVQRTGSPVALRLSDVACELSPSAKITIYRFVQEALNNGFRHGGGAGQKVRQTLDDNEITVEVEDEGPGFDVEKVKPEGLGIAGLRERIESIGGHFSLKSSTSGTTVCMTLRAEGAEFTQ
- a CDS encoding ATP-binding protein, which translates into the protein MNSIRIRLFAILIATTGAVWLFAAAWIYASTQAEVERVLDARLMEAARMVSSLITDHQIDPSAAANAATADAPPSPFKEAGGSYSRQLSCQIWSLQGSLVSRSESAPATSLASHTDGFEETEIDGERWRVYAVVNPTLGVRVLVGDSLEIRDRLIGDVIKGLLVPGVVILPILAGLIWLSVSRGLAPLTRIAEGLAGRSASELHPIDAGSVPREVRPVVRALNSLFGRVAEARDRERSFTAYAAHELKTPLAGLKTQAQVALRTDNPTIQREALSRISTSVDRTSRMVRQLIDLAAVDASQGFARRELVDVAVLVGEIASELETQLAANEVHVAMELADRAQHPAVLQTDRVLLRLVIRNLLENAIQHSPKRTEVRCRVIARPSEVVVEILDQGPGISVADEARVTERFFRGSKAHGHGSGLGLSIVQMALDRLGGSLTFERGGRWFVARASFLT
- a CDS encoding response regulator, which codes for MTNIRVAVVDDHPLFREGVIRSLGESPGLEIVAEGASSHDAVAIAENDAPDVMLMDISMPGNGLKAIQAVLEAQPNAKIVMLTVSEAGDDLANAVRMGAKGYVLKGIGSQGLAEVVKAVASGQSYIAPSLSARLVETLSRSSEPRHDPFSDLTHREMEVLKLVASGLSNKRIAIALDLHEKTIKHHMTRIFTKLNVSNRTEAALALRDATRAESAEGSQTRAI
- a CDS encoding TRAP transporter large permease subunit, giving the protein MVGGMVTGAFTATQGGGIVVFVAVVLGLFMFRTISFSDLWGALIVSARASATVYLLVAAASVLSYALNLLGIGAMVTAAAPFFQGNPMLFLVGVMILMLVLGMFLDIGAALLIFVPLVMLTVMQLGIDPIQAAMVIILSLAMGLISPPVGVVLFILMKIGNIRLTPLMRELVPSISPRSASSC